From the Lactobacillus sp. PV034 genome, the window GCCACTACAACAATTGATAAAACAATTGCACATTCGCCAGCTCAAACTGCTGGCTTAAAGGCTGGCGATACTATTAAGAAAATTAATAATAAAAATATTACTAATTTTGAAGATATTGCGCAGCAATTAACTGAATCAAAAGGAAAAAAAGTAACTGTTACTATTGAAAGAAACGGTAAAGAACAAAGAGTAGAAGTAAAACCTAAAGCAGACAAAGTAAATGGTGTTAAAGTTTACCAACTTGGTTTTTATGGCAAACCTGACAATAATGTGGGTGTAAAGTTAAGTCGCGGTTGGAAAACAAGTGTCCAAACAACTGGTATGATCTTTGGTGCTGTAGGTAATTTATTCCAACACTTTAGTTTGAACAAATTATCTGGTCCAGTAGGTATCTATTCTCAAACGGTTCAAGTTTCTCATATGGGAATTACATACCTTTTAGCATTTTTAGCAATGATTTCAATCAATTTAGGGATAGTGAATTTAATTCCTATTCCTGGCTTAGATGGTGGAAAGTTATTGCTTAACATTATTCAGTTGATCATTGGCAAGCCAATCCCTCAAGAACGTGAAGCGCTTGTTGATGTAATTGGATTTGTACTCTTGCTAGTTTTAATTATTGCAGTTACTGGTAATGATATTTATCGTTACTTTATTAAATAAAGTTATTTTGGAGGAAAAATGCGTCAATCTAAATTTTTTATGCCTACTTTAAAAGAGGCACCTGCAGATGCAGTAGCAGAAAGTCATAAGTTAATGATTCGTGGTGGCTATATTCGCCAAGTTACAGCTGGTGTTTATGCTTACTTACCACTTGGCTATCGTGTTTTACGTAAGGCCGAAAACATTATGGAAGAAGAAATGGACAAGATTAATGTTCCCGAAATGTTAATGCCTCATTTCTTACCTGCTAGTCTTTGGGAAGAGTCTGGGCGTCTACCAAAATATGGTCCAGAAATGTTTAGACTTAAGGATCGCCATGATCGTGAAAGTTTATTAGGGCCTACTCACGAAGAAACATTTACTGAAATTATTGCTAAGAATTTGAAGAGCTACAAGCAAATGCCAATTGCTCTTTACCAAATTCAAACTAAATTCCGTGATGAAAACAGACCTCGTTTTGGTTTATTACGTGGTCGTGAATTCATTATGCTTGATGCTTATAGTTTTGCTTCAACTCAAGAACAATTGGATCAGCAATTTGATGATGAAAAGCAAGCATTTAAAAATATCTTCAGAAGAGCTGGAGTAGATATTCGTCCTGTTATTGCTGACTCTGGGACAATGGGTGGTAAAAACTCAACCGAATTTCAAGCTCCAGCAGCTATTGGTGAAGATACAATTGCAACTAATGAAAAAGGAACTTATGCAGCTAACCTCGAAATGGCCAAGAGTATTGATACTTTCAAGCAAGATCCTGAAGATCCTAAAGAATTGAATAAAGTAGCAACTCCAGGTATGGATACTATTGAAAAATTAGCTGACTTCTTAAATATTCCTACAACTAGAATTGTGAAAAGTGTCTTGTTTATTGCCGATGATCAAAAAGTTTTAGTGTTAATTCGTGGTGATAAAGATATCAATGAAGTTAAACTTGGTAATATTCTTGATGCTGATGAAGTAAGAGAAGCTACCCCGGAAGAATTAGTTGAAATCACTGGAAGTGAAAAGGGTGGCGTTGGTCCAGTTAATGCAGATTGGGCTGATAAAATCATTGCTGATGAAACAGTTAAGAATCTTTATAATGTAGTAGTTGGTGCTAATGAAACTGATTATCAATTTGAAAATGCAAATCTAGATCGTGATTTCAAAGTCGATGAATTTGCTGATATTAGAACTGCTAATGAAGGTGAACCAGATCCTATTGATCAATTACCACTTCAATTTACTACTTCAATTGAAGTAGGTCACATCTTTAAGCTCGGTACATATTACACAAATACTATGGGTGCGGATTTCTTAGATCAAAATGGTAAAACTCAACCTGTAATTATGGGTTCTTATGGAATTGGAGTTACCAGAATGCTTTCAGCAGCTGTGGAACAACATTTAACTGAAAATGGTATTGCGTGGCCAAAAGAAATTGCACCATTCACTATTCATTTAATTCAAATGAAGATGAAGGATGAAACTCAAACTCAATTAGCAGAAAGACTTGAAAAAGAATTATCAACCAAGTATGATATCTTATACGATGATAGAAACGTCCGTCCAGGTGTTAAGTTTAATGATGCCGATTTAGTAGGGGCACCAATTCGAATTACTGTGGGACGCGACGCTGCTGAAAATATGATAGAAGTTAAGCAACCAACTGATGATGCTGCTACTAAGATCAGCGTTGATGAGTTAGAAGCTTATATTACTGATAAGTTAGGATAATTTTCGTGACTAAAAAAAATGATCTTTTCTTAAAGTTATTAGAGCAAGTTGATTTGCCTGCAGATTTCGCAAATAACGAAATCTTGAAAAAAGGTGAAATTGAAAACGTGGATGTTTACGCCAAAGAGCGTAAGTGGGAAGTCCACGTTTTTTTTGCTACACCACTTGAATTTTCGACATATCAGGCATTTTATCAAGGCTTGATCAATAACTTTAATCCATTTGTGAATGTAGAATTGTATGTTCGGAGTGAAGATGGTAATAGTCAATATTTACCTGATTATTGGCAATTTGTCATCAAGAATTCTGATCGCTTACAACCAGTTGTGCGTGAATTTTTATTAAATCAAACACCTTATTTAGAAAATGAAAAGTGGTTAATCCCTACCCAAAATAAGGTCGTTAATAATATGTTGACTGATGAAGTTTTGGCAACTTTGAATGAAGAGTTCAGAGATTATGGCTTCTTTAACATAAAGTTCTCAACCAAAATTGATGAAGCAGGTAATGATGAAAATCTAAGAAGCTTAGAAGAGCAACAAACAGCTCATGAGTCTGCGATGAAGGAAATTTATAAGCAAAATCCTCCAGAATCTAAAACAAAGGTATCCTCTTCACATAACACTAGAAGCTTTACCAAAGGGAAAATAAATAAAAAAGCTGAATTTATTCAAATTAAAGAAATTGAAGATGGTACTCGTAACGTATTAATCGAAGGACAAATTTTTACTACAGAATTAAAAGAATTAAAATCAGGAAATGCTATTTGGACAGGTGAAATAACCGATTATACTGATTCGATAAGTTTTAAGAAGTTTGTTAATGATAAAGATGAGCAAGACTATTTAAGTTCAATTAAACCGGGAACTTGGGCGAGGTTGCAAGGAACCGCAGCTGATGATCCATACCAACATGAAGTTGTATTTAATATCAGAAATATGGAGTTGATTGAACACCAAGGGCGAAAAGAAGAATATGAAGGCAAACAACAGAGAGTTGAACTTCATCTTCATACAAATATGTCGCAACTTGATGCTACTAATCCACCTACTGACTTTATTAAAACAGCCAAAAAGTTTGGTCAAAAAGCTATCGCAATCACTGATCACGCTGATGTACAGTCCTTTCCAGAAGCTTATTTTGCTGGAAAGGCTAATGATGTAAAAGTTTTATATGGTTATGAAGCTAACATGATTGATGATCATGCACTTTTAGTTTTAAACCCAACTGATATGGATTATCGTGATCGTGAATATGTGATTTTTGATGTTGAAACTACTGGTTTATCTTCTGTTTACGATACAATTATCGAAATTGGTGCCGTAAAAATGAAGAATGGGGAAGTAATTGATCGCTTTGATAAATTTATTAACCCTCACCATCCTTTAAGCGATACTACAATTAATTTAACTTCAATTACTGATGAAATGGTTGGAGCAGCAGACGATGAGGCAGTTGTAATTAAACAATTCCAAGATTTTTATGGCGATTTACCTCTTTGTGGTCATAACGTTCAATTTGATGTTGGATTTGTTAATGCCGCACTTAGACGTGCTAATTTAGCGGAGATTACACAACCCGTTGTTGATACTCTGGAAGTTTCTCGTTTGCTTCATCCAGAACAAACCAGACACACCCTAGATTCTTTAGCTAAAAAATATAATGTTGTTCTTGAACATCACCACCGCGCAAATCAAGATGCAGAAGCCACAGGTTATTTGATGTTTAAACTCTTAGATGCATTTTACGATCGTTTTGGTGAAGCTAATTTGGGTAAAATGAATGACTATGCCCAATATGGTCAGGTATATAAGCGAGCTAAACCAAGTCACATGACGGTTTTAGCTGTGAACCCAACTGGCCTCAAGAATATGTATAAGCTCATTTCTAGTGCTTCAACAACCTACTTTTATCGTGTGCCTAGAACTCCCATCTCAGAATTGAGAAAATATCGAGAGGGCCTTCTCTTTGGTAGTGGTTGTGCCCAGGGTGATGTTTTTATAGCAATGATGCAAAAGGGCTATGATGAAGCCAGAGAAAAAGCTAAGTTTTATGACTTTCTTGAAGTGCAACCACCTGCAGCTTATCAAACTTTAATTGATGATGAACTAATAAAAGATGAGGCAGAATTAGAAGAAATTATTTCTAATATTTATAAGCTTGGTAAAGAACTGGGCAAGCCAGTTGTAGCTACCAGTGATGCTCACTATGTAGAACCACATCAGGCAATTTATCGTAAAATATTGCTAGCTGCCCAAAAGTCTAACCCTAATCGAAATAAACCATTACCAGATCTACATTTTTATTCCACTCAAGAAATGCTAGATGCCTTTGCTTTCTTAGGAGAAGATATTGCTAAAGAAATAGTAATCGATAATACTAATAAGATTGCTGATCAAATTGAAGAGATTGCTCCAATTAAGAGTGGCCTTTATCCACCTCATATTGATAATGCAGACGAAGAGATGAAGAAATTAACCTATGATAAGGCATACGAACTTTACGGCAAGCCTTTACCAAAAATCGTTAAAGATCGGATTGATATGGAGCTTAACTCGATTATTTCAAATGGATATGCGGTTATTTATTTGATTTCTCAAAGACTTGTGGCTAAATCGAATAAAGATGGATATTTGGTTGGTTCTCGTGGATCTGTTGGTTCAAGTCTAGTTGCAACAATGTCAGGAATTACAGAGGTTAATCCTTTGGCACCACACTATCGTTGTCCTGAATGTAAGTATTCTGAATTCTTTGAAAATGGAGAATACGGTTCTGGTTACGATTTACCTGATAAAGATTGTCCAAAATGTGGAACACCATTAGTAAAGGATGGACAAGATATTCCATTTGCTACTTTCTTAGGATTCCATGGTGATAAAGTTCCCGATATTGATTTGAACTTCTCAGGTGATTACCAACCAGTGGCTCATAATTATATCAGAGTGATGTTTGGTCCTGATAATTCTTATCGTGCTGGAACGATTGCTACAGTTGCAGATAAAACTGCTTTTGGTTATGTTAAACATTATGAAGATGAAAATGAGCTCCATCTTAGAAATGCAGAATTGGACCGTTTAGCAAAGGGTGCAAGTGGAGTAAAAAGAACTACTGGTCAGCACCCGGCAGGAATTGTTGTGGTACCTGATGATATGGATATTTATGATTTTACTCCAGTACAATATCCAGCTGATGATTTGGATGCTGCCTGGTTGACTACTCACTTTGATTTCCATTCAATCCATGACAATATTCTGAAGTTTGATATTCTTGGACATGATGATCCAACGATGATCAGAATGCTTCAAGATCTTTCTGGAATTGATCCGATGACAATCCCAACTGATGATCCTGGAGTAATGGCCTTGTTTTCTGGGACTGAGGTGTTAAATGTAACCCCAGAACAAATTGGGTCACAAACAGGGACATTAGGTGTACCAGAATTCGGAACTCGCTTTGTTAGAGGCATGCTTGAAGAAACAAAGCCGACAACTTTTTCTGAGTTATTACAAATTTCTGGTTTATCGCATGGAACTGATGTATGGTTAGGTAATGCTGAAGAGTTAATTAATAACGGTACTTGTGAATTGAAGAATGTAATTGGTTGTCGTGATAATATCATGACTGACTTAATTCACTGGGGTATCAAACCAGAAGTGGCTTTTTCAACGATGGAATCTGTTCGTCATGGTAAAGGTATTAGTGACGAAGATATGGAAGTCCTGAAGAAAAATGATAAAATCCCTGACTGGTATATTCCTTCTTGTTTAAAGATTAAATACATGTTCCCTAAGGCACATGCCACTGCTTACATTTTAATGGCACTTCGCATTGCTTGGTTTAAAGTTTATTATCCTGTGATTTACTATGCTTCATATTTTACAGTCAGAGCGGATCTATTTGATATAGTGGCTATGAGCCATGGTAAAAATACAGTAAAAGCAGCCATGAAAGAAATTCAAGATAAGGGTATGGACGTCTCTGCAAAAGATAAGTCCTTGTTAACTGTCTTGGAATTGGCCAATGAATGTATTGAACGTGGAATTAAGATAAAAATGGTTGATGTTGATCAATCCGAAGCACTTGATTTTAAAATTTTAGATGACCATACAATTTTGGCTCCCTTTAATTCAGTTCCAGGATTGGGTGATAATGCTGCTAAGCAAATTGTTGCAGCACGTGCGGAACAAAAATTTCTCTCTAAAGAAGATCTTGCAACGCGAGGAAAAGTTTCACAAACGATTATGGAATACTTTGAAGAAAATGGTGTTTTGGAAGGGATGCCTGATCAAAATCAGTTATCACTTTTCTAGTTCCAAAATTTACAAAATTAAATAAATATGCTATTCTAATGGGGAAGTTCGAATAGCTAATTCGAGTGAGCAGCAATGCTCACTCTTTTTATTACGGAGGAAGAAATTTGTCAAAAGTTACTGAAATGGTTACTAAACTTGTTCAACCTTTAGCACAAGCACGAGGAGATGAACTTGTAGACGTAGAATACGTTAAAGAAAAGAACCAAAATTATCTTCGTGTTTATGTTGATCGTAGACCGGATGGGATAGATATTGAAGAGATTGCGGATCTTAGTGACATTGTTTCTGAAAAGCTAGATGAATTAGACCCAGATCCTTTTCCCGATCCTTATGTTTTAGAACTATCATCTCCAGGATTAGAACGTCCAATCAAAACTCGTTCTGATTGGGAACATGCAGTTGGGTCTTATATCCATGTGGGACTTTACCAAAAAATTGATGGCAATAAAGTAGTTGAAGGCTTCTTAAAAGAATTAAGTGATGAAGAATTAATCTTAACCGTAAAAGATAAAACTCGTACCAAAGAAGTAAAGATTCCTCGTGATACTGTAGCTAATGCCCGATTTGCGATCGAGTTTTAGAAAGGAAGAGCAAAACTTATGACTAAAGAAATGATTGATGCTTTTGCAACTTTAGAAAAAGAAAAAGGCATTAAGCAAGATGTAATTGTTGATGCAATTAAGGCTGCTTTAGTTGCAGCTTACAAGAAGAATTATAATCAAGCACAGAATGTTGAAGTCGTGTTTGATGAAAAGAAGGGTAATTTCAAAGTTAATGCAGTCAAAACTGTAGTTGATGAAGTGCAAGATGACCGAATGGAAGTAAGTCTTAGAGATGCTCTTGAAATTAATAAGGCGTATGAAGTTGGGGATGAAATTAGATTTGAAGTTACTCCAAAAGATTTTGGACGTTTAGCTGCTCAAACTGCAAAACAAGTAATTATGCAACGTTTGAGAGAAGCAGAACGCAATCACATTTATGATGAATACTCTCAATATGAGGATGAAATTATCACTGGAACTGTTGAAAGACAAGATAATCGTTTTGTTTATGTCAAAATTGGTAATGTTGAAGCTGTTATGCCACATAATGATCAACTGCCAGGGGAAAG encodes:
- a CDS encoding PolC-type DNA polymerase III, which produces MTKKNDLFLKLLEQVDLPADFANNEILKKGEIENVDVYAKERKWEVHVFFATPLEFSTYQAFYQGLINNFNPFVNVELYVRSEDGNSQYLPDYWQFVIKNSDRLQPVVREFLLNQTPYLENEKWLIPTQNKVVNNMLTDEVLATLNEEFRDYGFFNIKFSTKIDEAGNDENLRSLEEQQTAHESAMKEIYKQNPPESKTKVSSSHNTRSFTKGKINKKAEFIQIKEIEDGTRNVLIEGQIFTTELKELKSGNAIWTGEITDYTDSISFKKFVNDKDEQDYLSSIKPGTWARLQGTAADDPYQHEVVFNIRNMELIEHQGRKEEYEGKQQRVELHLHTNMSQLDATNPPTDFIKTAKKFGQKAIAITDHADVQSFPEAYFAGKANDVKVLYGYEANMIDDHALLVLNPTDMDYRDREYVIFDVETTGLSSVYDTIIEIGAVKMKNGEVIDRFDKFINPHHPLSDTTINLTSITDEMVGAADDEAVVIKQFQDFYGDLPLCGHNVQFDVGFVNAALRRANLAEITQPVVDTLEVSRLLHPEQTRHTLDSLAKKYNVVLEHHHRANQDAEATGYLMFKLLDAFYDRFGEANLGKMNDYAQYGQVYKRAKPSHMTVLAVNPTGLKNMYKLISSASTTYFYRVPRTPISELRKYREGLLFGSGCAQGDVFIAMMQKGYDEAREKAKFYDFLEVQPPAAYQTLIDDELIKDEAELEEIISNIYKLGKELGKPVVATSDAHYVEPHQAIYRKILLAAQKSNPNRNKPLPDLHFYSTQEMLDAFAFLGEDIAKEIVIDNTNKIADQIEEIAPIKSGLYPPHIDNADEEMKKLTYDKAYELYGKPLPKIVKDRIDMELNSIISNGYAVIYLISQRLVAKSNKDGYLVGSRGSVGSSLVATMSGITEVNPLAPHYRCPECKYSEFFENGEYGSGYDLPDKDCPKCGTPLVKDGQDIPFATFLGFHGDKVPDIDLNFSGDYQPVAHNYIRVMFGPDNSYRAGTIATVADKTAFGYVKHYEDENELHLRNAELDRLAKGASGVKRTTGQHPAGIVVVPDDMDIYDFTPVQYPADDLDAAWLTTHFDFHSIHDNILKFDILGHDDPTMIRMLQDLSGIDPMTIPTDDPGVMALFSGTEVLNVTPEQIGSQTGTLGVPEFGTRFVRGMLEETKPTTFSELLQISGLSHGTDVWLGNAEELINNGTCELKNVIGCRDNIMTDLIHWGIKPEVAFSTMESVRHGKGISDEDMEVLKKNDKIPDWYIPSCLKIKYMFPKAHATAYILMALRIAWFKVYYPVIYYASYFTVRADLFDIVAMSHGKNTVKAAMKEIQDKGMDVSAKDKSLLTVLELANECIERGIKIKMVDVDQSEALDFKILDDHTILAPFNSVPGLGDNAAKQIVAARAEQKFLSKEDLATRGKVSQTIMEYFEENGVLEGMPDQNQLSLF
- a CDS encoding proline--tRNA ligase — translated: MRQSKFFMPTLKEAPADAVAESHKLMIRGGYIRQVTAGVYAYLPLGYRVLRKAENIMEEEMDKINVPEMLMPHFLPASLWEESGRLPKYGPEMFRLKDRHDRESLLGPTHEETFTEIIAKNLKSYKQMPIALYQIQTKFRDENRPRFGLLRGREFIMLDAYSFASTQEQLDQQFDDEKQAFKNIFRRAGVDIRPVIADSGTMGGKNSTEFQAPAAIGEDTIATNEKGTYAANLEMAKSIDTFKQDPEDPKELNKVATPGMDTIEKLADFLNIPTTRIVKSVLFIADDQKVLVLIRGDKDINEVKLGNILDADEVREATPEELVEITGSEKGGVGPVNADWADKIIADETVKNLYNVVVGANETDYQFENANLDRDFKVDEFADIRTANEGEPDPIDQLPLQFTTSIEVGHIFKLGTYYTNTMGADFLDQNGKTQPVIMGSYGIGVTRMLSAAVEQHLTENGIAWPKEIAPFTIHLIQMKMKDETQTQLAERLEKELSTKYDILYDDRNVRPGVKFNDADLVGAPIRITVGRDAAENMIEVKQPTDDAATKISVDELEAYITDKLG
- the rimP gene encoding ribosome maturation factor RimP; translated protein: MSKVTEMVTKLVQPLAQARGDELVDVEYVKEKNQNYLRVYVDRRPDGIDIEEIADLSDIVSEKLDELDPDPFPDPYVLELSSPGLERPIKTRSDWEHAVGSYIHVGLYQKIDGNKVVEGFLKELSDEELILTVKDKTRTKEVKIPRDTVANARFAIEF
- the rseP gene encoding RIP metalloprotease RseP produces the protein MKGILIFLVVFGILVFVHEFGHFIVAKKAGILVREFSIGMGPKLFQVMRKKTTYTIRWLPLGGYVRLAGPDDAAIIDPGTTVVVQFDNDGKVKRIDASGSQMPISGTPIQVSESDLVDKLYMTGFENGDEEKKVTYQVDHDATIIEKNGTELLIAPRDTQFQEASVGKELATNFAGPFMNIVLGFVVFLIWSLVSAGPATTTIDKTIAHSPAQTAGLKAGDTIKKINNKNITNFEDIAQQLTESKGKKVTVTIERNGKEQRVEVKPKADKVNGVKVYQLGFYGKPDNNVGVKLSRGWKTSVQTTGMIFGAVGNLFQHFSLNKLSGPVGIYSQTVQVSHMGITYLLAFLAMISINLGIVNLIPIPGLDGGKLLLNIIQLIIGKPIPQEREALVDVIGFVLLLVLIIAVTGNDIYRYFIK